DNA sequence from the Streptomyces sp. NBC_01497 genome:
GACCCTTACTCTGGCGGAATGAGTAGTACGGAACCTCGCGACGCCGATGTCGCCGCCGTCGAGCCGGCCGCTGTCCCCGACCCGTCCGGCGGGGACGGCGGCGACAGCGCCCCCAGTGGGGTGCTCCAGGCCCCCTACCGGGCGTTGAGCGTCGGGATGGTGTCCGTCGTGCTGCTCATCGCGTTCGAGGCGACCGCCGTCGGTACGGCCATGCCGGTCGCGGCGCGGGAGCTGGACGGCATTCCGCTCTACGCGTTCGCCTTCTCCGCGTACTTCACGACGAGCTTGTTCGCGATGGTCTTCGCGGGGCAGTGGTCGGACCGGGACGGGCCGCTCGCGCCGCTCACCGTCGGGATCGGCATGTTCGCGGCGGGGCTGGTCGTGGCGGGGACGGCCTCCGGCATGTGGGTGTTCATCGTGGGGCGCGCCGTGCAGGGGCTGGGGGGCGGGCTGGTGATCGTCGCCCTGTATGTCGTCGTCGGCCGGGTGTATCCGCCACGGCTGCGCCCGTCGATCATGGCGGGGTTCGCGGCGGCCTGGGTGGTGCCGTCCGTGGTGGGGCCGCTCGCGGCCGGCACGGTCACGGAGCAGTTGGGCTGGCGCTGGGTGTTCCTCGGCATCCCGGTCCTGATCGTCGTGCCGCTCGCACTGGCGTTGCCGGCGATCCGGCGCATGGCGGCGGGGCGTTCCGAGCCGGGGGCGCCCGTGCCGCGGTTCGACCGCCGGCGGATCGTGCTGGCGCTCGCGCTGTCCGCGGGTGCGGGGCTGCTGCAGTACGCGGGTGAGGATCTGCGCTGGGTGTCGCTGGTGCCGGTCGTGGCCGGGGTCGCCCTGCTCGTCGTCCCGGTACGGGAGCTGCTGCCGGCAGGGACCTGGCGCGCGGCGCGCGGGCTGCCCGCGGTGGTGGCGCTGCGCGGGGTGTCGGCCGGGTCGTTCATCGCGGCGGAGAGCTTCGTGCCGCTGATGCTGGTGACGCAGCGGGGCCTGTCGCCGACGTTGGCGGGCCTGTCGATCGCCGCGGGCGGGGCAACTTGGTCCCTGGGGTCGTACGTGCAGTCCCGGCCGCGTCTGCAGCCGCACCGCGAGTCGCTGATGGCGGGCGGCATGGTGCTGGTGACGTTGGGGATCGCGACCGCGCCCGCGGTGCTGCTCCCCGCCGTGCCGGTGTGGGTGCTCGCCGTCGCGTGGGCGGTCGGCTGTCTGGGCATGGGCGGGGTGATCTCGTCGACGAGCGTCGTCGCGCTGGGCCTGTCGGCGCCGGAGGAGGTCGGAGTGATCTCGTCGGCGCTGCAGATCTCGGACGGCCTGTCGAACGTCCTCATGCTGGCGGTGGGGGGCGCCGCGTTCACGGCGCTCGGCGGCGGTTCTGTCGGTGCCGGCGGGGCGCCGGTGGCCTCGGGCGGCGGGGCCGCGGCCTCCCATCCGGGGGCGTTCGCCGCCGTGTTCGTACTGATGGCGGTTGTCGCGCTGGGCGGC
Encoded proteins:
- a CDS encoding MFS transporter: MSSTEPRDADVAAVEPAAVPDPSGGDGGDSAPSGVLQAPYRALSVGMVSVVLLIAFEATAVGTAMPVAARELDGIPLYAFAFSAYFTTSLFAMVFAGQWSDRDGPLAPLTVGIGMFAAGLVVAGTASGMWVFIVGRAVQGLGGGLVIVALYVVVGRVYPPRLRPSIMAGFAAAWVVPSVVGPLAAGTVTEQLGWRWVFLGIPVLIVVPLALALPAIRRMAAGRSEPGAPVPRFDRRRIVLALALSAGAGLLQYAGEDLRWVSLVPVVAGVALLVVPVRELLPAGTWRAARGLPAVVALRGVSAGSFIAAESFVPLMLVTQRGLSPTLAGLSIAAGGATWSLGSYVQSRPRLQPHRESLMAGGMVLVTLGIATAPAVLLPAVPVWVLAVAWAVGCLGMGGVISSTSVVALGLSAPEEVGVISSALQISDGLSNVLMLAVGGAAFTALGGGSVGAGGAPVASGGGAAASHPGAFAAVFVLMAVVALGGIRVAARVRTRAATARSGGRAVGEGAGM